The Amycolatopsis sp. DG1A-15b genome window below encodes:
- a CDS encoding DUF6292 family protein, whose translation MSERDGLGAAARGLRQYLLAVAAKLDAPAWFCEVDVPAGAYVALERRLARFPAHETALLWDERDGWAAAVESASGEDVVVLAYLGEDVLPPPETVVEFVTGLYGEKYPGRPDPPDFRRPGTADGFDDRLAAYAGDPVGQA comes from the coding sequence ATGAGCGAACGGGACGGGCTCGGCGCGGCGGCGCGCGGGCTGCGGCAGTACCTGCTGGCCGTCGCGGCCAAGCTGGACGCACCCGCCTGGTTCTGCGAGGTGGACGTCCCGGCCGGTGCGTATGTCGCGCTCGAGCGCCGGCTCGCGCGGTTCCCGGCTCACGAGACGGCGCTGCTGTGGGACGAGCGCGACGGCTGGGCCGCGGCGGTCGAGTCGGCGTCCGGCGAAGACGTCGTCGTGCTGGCCTACCTGGGCGAGGACGTGCTGCCCCCGCCCGAAACCGTCGTCGAGTTCGTGACCGGGTTGTACGGCGAGAAGTACCCCGGCCGGCCGGATCCCCCGGATTTCCGCAGACCCGGCACCGCGGACGGCTTCGACGACCGCTTGGCCGCCTACGCCGGCGACCCGGTCGGTCAGGCCTGA
- a CDS encoding MerR family transcriptional regulator, protein MDDENLLTIGALAARTGLSVKTIRFYSDKGIVPATCLSPAGYRLYDVAALARLELVRTLRELDIDLATVRRVLAEETSLAEVAAAHAAALDVQIRALRLRRAVFAAVANRESTPREMDLMHKLVNLSDAERRRLIHDFIDDTFGGVDANPAMVELLRSSMPELPEDATPGQVEAWMALVELVQDNDFRAAVRRMAEYQAAQRADGDTTGLHHDLTETVREDVGRALAAGIAPDSAQGGAIVATLSARYAETFGKADDDRLKSWILERLEIADDRRVTRYWQLVAAINGWPPLPDPEPVFTWFARALRAARAGQA, encoded by the coding sequence ATGGACGACGAGAACCTCCTCACGATCGGGGCTCTGGCTGCGCGGACCGGTCTGTCCGTCAAGACGATCCGGTTCTACTCCGACAAGGGGATCGTTCCGGCGACCTGTCTCAGCCCGGCCGGCTACCGCCTGTACGACGTGGCCGCCCTCGCTCGCCTGGAACTGGTTCGCACGCTCCGTGAGCTGGACATCGATCTGGCCACGGTCCGGCGCGTGCTCGCCGAGGAGACCTCGCTCGCCGAGGTCGCCGCCGCGCACGCGGCGGCTCTCGATGTGCAGATCCGGGCGCTGCGCCTGCGGCGTGCGGTCTTCGCGGCGGTCGCGAACCGGGAATCGACCCCTCGGGAGATGGATCTGATGCACAAACTGGTGAACCTGTCCGACGCCGAACGGCGCCGCCTCATCCACGATTTCATCGACGACACCTTCGGCGGTGTCGACGCCAATCCGGCCATGGTGGAACTGCTGCGTTCGAGCATGCCGGAGCTGCCCGAAGACGCCACACCCGGACAGGTCGAGGCGTGGATGGCGCTCGTGGAGCTGGTGCAGGACAACGACTTCCGGGCCGCGGTCCGGAGGATGGCCGAGTACCAGGCGGCCCAGCGCGCCGACGGGGACACGACCGGCCTGCACCACGACCTGACCGAGACCGTGCGCGAGGACGTCGGCCGGGCGCTCGCGGCCGGGATCGCCCCGGACTCGGCCCAGGGCGGCGCCATCGTCGCCACGCTCAGTGCCCGCTACGCCGAGACCTTCGGCAAGGCCGATGACGACCGGCTGAAGTCGTGGATCCTCGAACGGCTCGAGATCGCCGACGATCGTCGCGTCACGCGGTACTGGCAGCTGGTGGCCGCCATCAACGGCTGGCCTCCGCTCCCGGATCCGGAACCGGTGTTCACCTGGTTCGCCCGGGCCCTGCGCGCTGCCCGCGCGGGTCAGGCCTGA
- a CDS encoding VOC family protein, whose protein sequence is MTAARILAVAVDCRQPDLLAEFWAAALGNAKTRTWTDSHGLTYRQLDVDDGPALLFQPVPEEKTVKNRLHLDLAPVTGDQRAEVERLVMLGAKVLDDPDDDPWIVLADPEGNEFCVLPPR, encoded by the coding sequence ATGACGGCAGCGCGCATCCTGGCCGTGGCGGTCGACTGCCGTCAGCCGGACCTGCTGGCCGAGTTCTGGGCCGCGGCACTGGGCAACGCGAAAACCCGGACGTGGACCGACTCCCACGGTCTGACGTACCGCCAGCTCGACGTCGACGACGGACCGGCGCTGTTGTTCCAGCCGGTGCCCGAGGAGAAGACCGTCAAGAACCGCCTGCACCTCGACCTGGCGCCGGTGACGGGCGATCAGCGGGCGGAGGTCGAACGCCTGGTGATGCTCGGGGCGAAGGTCCTCGACGACCCGGACGACGACCCGTGGATCGTGCTCGCCGACCCGGAAGGCAACGAATTCTGCGTCCTGCCGCCCCGCTGA
- a CDS encoding DUF4383 domain-containing protein: MSSAETRSSAGASWLRPVVAVLGLLYLALGIAGFLTPETAAVGHETGRAVWIFSVTPLLNLVHTAVGVLGLLAATRRSGAIIYCWVLFVGFTGMTAYGILATALVNPEDPINLNWADNWLHGLTAAAALVLGIVAARAVNRRAASSR; encoded by the coding sequence ATGTCGTCCGCCGAAACCCGCTCCTCGGCCGGGGCGTCCTGGCTCCGTCCGGTCGTCGCCGTCCTCGGGCTGCTCTACCTCGCACTGGGCATCGCCGGGTTCCTGACCCCGGAAACCGCCGCCGTCGGCCACGAGACCGGCCGCGCCGTCTGGATCTTCAGCGTGACCCCGCTGCTCAACCTCGTCCACACGGCGGTCGGGGTGCTCGGGCTGCTCGCCGCGACCCGGCGCAGCGGGGCGATCATCTACTGCTGGGTGCTGTTCGTCGGCTTCACCGGGATGACCGCCTACGGCATCCTCGCCACCGCGCTCGTCAACCCCGAAGACCCGATCAACCTGAACTGGGCGGACAACTGGCTGCACGGGCTGACCGCGGCCGCCGCCCTGGTGCTCGGCATCGTCGCGGCGCGCGCGGTCAACCGGCGCGCCGCGAGCTCCCGGTGA
- a CDS encoding SDR family oxidoreductase, with protein sequence MSLPAPLPADAASPRRAVVTGADSGIGRAVAAALVGGGLDVGITYHSDADGAEETAAEVRSHGVTAHVRKLDLTELPGAADVVDAFAEDLGGIDVLVNCSGTGSSQLAMDLDYEKWRQVLDVDLDGVFLLSQRAARHMIDAGRGGRIITITSVHEHVPRVGAAPYCAAKAGAGALTQVLALELAEHGITVNSVAPGEISTPMTGQTDADPREQDRPGIPLGRPGHAAEVAAAVAFLATPAAGYITGTSLVVDGGLLLMGAQHGTAYRGHDWRSP encoded by the coding sequence GTGTCGCTCCCGGCGCCCCTGCCCGCCGACGCCGCTTCGCCGCGGCGCGCCGTCGTCACCGGTGCCGACTCCGGCATCGGCCGCGCGGTCGCCGCCGCTCTCGTCGGCGGCGGTCTGGACGTCGGCATCACCTACCACTCGGACGCCGACGGCGCGGAGGAAACCGCCGCGGAGGTCCGTTCGCACGGCGTGACCGCGCACGTCCGGAAGCTCGACCTGACCGAGCTGCCCGGCGCCGCCGACGTCGTCGACGCGTTCGCCGAGGACCTCGGCGGCATCGACGTCCTGGTCAACTGCTCCGGCACCGGCAGCAGCCAGCTCGCCATGGACCTCGACTACGAGAAGTGGCGCCAGGTGCTGGACGTCGACCTCGACGGCGTGTTCCTGCTCTCGCAGCGCGCGGCCCGGCACATGATCGACGCCGGGCGCGGCGGCCGGATCATCACGATCACCAGCGTCCACGAGCACGTGCCCCGCGTCGGCGCCGCACCCTACTGCGCCGCGAAGGCCGGCGCGGGCGCGCTGACCCAGGTGCTCGCCTTGGAGCTGGCCGAGCACGGCATCACCGTGAACTCCGTGGCCCCAGGGGAAATTTCGACGCCGATGACGGGACAGACCGACGCCGACCCGCGCGAGCAGGACCGGCCCGGCATCCCGCTCGGCCGCCCCGGCCACGCGGCCGAGGTGGCGGCCGCGGTCGCGTTCCTGGCGACCCCGGCGGCCGGCTACATCACCGGTACGTCGCTCGTCGTCGACGGCGGCCTGCTGCTGATGGGTGCCCAGCACGGGACCGCCTACCGCGGTCACGACTGGCGTTCCCCCTGA
- a CDS encoding DUF2795 domain-containing protein has protein sequence MSKPNPIELQKYLSGVDYPAKRDDLVRAAEKNGADPGTLDVVRGLPDRTYEGPSGVSKEIGG, from the coding sequence GTGAGCAAGCCGAACCCGATCGAACTGCAGAAGTACCTGTCCGGTGTCGACTACCCGGCGAAGCGGGACGACCTGGTGCGGGCGGCCGAAAAGAACGGCGCCGACCCGGGCACGCTGGACGTCGTGCGCGGCCTGCCGGACCGGACCTACGAGGGGCCCAGCGGGGTGAGCAAGGAGATCGGCGGCTGA
- a CDS encoding glycosyltransferase family 9 protein — translation MTRVLVARQDNLGDVLLAGPCVRAVAASGAHVTLLTGPHGRAAGELLPGVADVLTWTAPWIDPEPPPVTAEDTGAFVSSIRSRSFDRALILTSFHQSPLPLALLLRQAGVPWIGAISEDYPGSLLDLRHRVDGDPPEPVRMLSLAEAAGFSLPPDDHGALALRRPLPNMARLTGGGAYVVVHPAASVPARQPSAAWSRETVRALAADGHRVLVTGAPSERALTQEVAGTSAVNLGGRTSLAELAAVLSGARVVVAPNTGPAHLAAAAGTPVVSLFAPVVPQERWAPYGVPTVVLGDQHAPCRATRARLCPVPGHPCLDTIDPADVCRAVTALALPGAVVPETVEASR, via the coding sequence ATGACCCGGGTGCTCGTCGCCCGCCAGGACAACCTCGGGGACGTCCTGCTCGCCGGGCCCTGCGTCCGCGCGGTCGCGGCGTCCGGTGCGCACGTGACGCTGTTGACCGGACCGCACGGCCGCGCCGCCGGCGAACTCCTGCCGGGCGTGGCCGACGTGCTCACCTGGACCGCACCCTGGATCGACCCGGAGCCGCCACCGGTGACCGCCGAGGACACCGGCGCCTTCGTGTCCTCGATCCGGTCCCGGTCCTTCGACCGCGCGCTGATCCTGACGTCGTTCCACCAGTCCCCGCTGCCGCTGGCGCTGCTGCTGCGCCAGGCCGGCGTGCCGTGGATCGGCGCGATCTCCGAGGACTACCCGGGCAGCCTGCTCGATCTGCGCCACCGCGTCGACGGCGATCCCCCGGAGCCGGTCCGCATGCTGTCGCTCGCCGAAGCGGCCGGGTTTTCGCTGCCGCCGGACGACCACGGCGCTCTGGCGCTGCGGCGGCCGCTGCCGAACATGGCCCGGTTGACCGGCGGCGGGGCGTACGTCGTGGTGCACCCCGCGGCGTCGGTGCCCGCCCGCCAGCCGTCGGCGGCCTGGAGCCGCGAAACGGTGCGGGCCCTGGCCGCCGACGGGCACCGGGTGCTCGTGACGGGCGCGCCGTCGGAACGCGCGCTGACCCAGGAGGTGGCCGGGACGTCGGCGGTCAACCTCGGCGGCCGGACGTCCCTGGCGGAGCTGGCGGCGGTGCTGTCCGGCGCTCGGGTGGTGGTGGCGCCCAACACCGGTCCCGCGCACCTCGCCGCGGCGGCGGGCACCCCGGTGGTGTCGCTGTTCGCCCCGGTCGTGCCGCAGGAGCGGTGGGCGCCCTACGGTGTCCCCACAGTGGTGCTCGGCGACCAGCACGCGCCCTGCCGCGCCACCCGCGCCCGCCTCTGCCCGGTCCCGGGCCACCCGTGTCTCGACACGATCGACCCCGCCGACGTCTGCCGCGCGGTGACGGCCCTGGCGCTGCCCGGCGCCGTCGTTCCGGAAACCGTGGAGGCATCGCGGTGA
- a CDS encoding HAD-IIIA family hydrolase, which translates to MTASLDYTVVIPTTGRETLRPLLETLLTGPDPRPAEILVVDDRPGGDPLAVPDGVRVLRSGGRGPAAARNLGWRTAKSEWIAFVDDDVVLAPDWPRQLAADLGSLPPDVAASQGRITVPLPADRRPTDDERGTAGLEHARWITADMAYRRRALVEAGGFDERFPRAFREDSDLALRVAEAGHRIDQGERLTTHPARRAGFFYSLKAQRGNADNALMRAKHGVLWRQRTGAGHGRLGLHALSTVAGLAALALPVLRHRGKALVAAGVWAGLTAEFATRRILPGPRTPGEVARMVVTSALIPPAACYHRLRGEIAARRPRPPVAVLFDRDDTLIVDVPYLNDPDGVRPVPGAVELVRGLRERGIPVGVVSNQSGVAKGLITREQLDAVNARVQELFGPFGTWQVCVHDDGDGCACRKPAPGMVLRAAGELGVDPASCVVIGDTGADVDAALAAGARAVLVPTGRTLEPEIARARRHAAVARDLSEALRVAGVAG; encoded by the coding sequence GTGACTGCTTCGCTCGACTACACCGTGGTGATCCCCACGACGGGCCGCGAGACGCTTCGGCCACTCCTGGAAACCCTCCTCACCGGACCGGACCCGCGGCCGGCGGAAATCCTCGTCGTCGACGACCGCCCGGGCGGAGACCCACTCGCCGTCCCCGACGGCGTCCGTGTGCTCCGCTCCGGCGGGCGCGGACCGGCGGCGGCGCGGAACCTCGGCTGGCGCACCGCGAAGAGCGAGTGGATCGCGTTCGTCGACGACGACGTCGTGCTCGCCCCGGACTGGCCGCGGCAGCTCGCCGCCGACCTCGGCTCACTGCCGCCGGACGTGGCCGCCTCCCAGGGCCGGATCACCGTCCCGCTGCCGGCGGACCGGCGGCCGACGGACGACGAACGCGGCACCGCGGGCCTCGAGCACGCCCGGTGGATCACCGCGGACATGGCCTACCGCCGCCGCGCGCTCGTCGAAGCGGGTGGCTTCGACGAGCGGTTCCCGCGCGCGTTCCGGGAAGACTCCGACCTGGCGCTGCGGGTCGCCGAAGCCGGGCACCGGATCGACCAGGGCGAGCGGCTGACCACGCACCCGGCCCGGCGGGCCGGGTTCTTCTACAGTCTCAAGGCCCAGCGCGGCAACGCCGACAACGCGCTGATGCGGGCCAAGCACGGGGTCCTCTGGCGGCAGCGCACCGGCGCCGGGCACGGCAGGCTCGGGCTGCACGCACTGTCCACAGTGGCCGGTTTGGCCGCGCTCGCGCTGCCGGTGCTGCGCCACCGCGGCAAGGCGCTGGTCGCGGCCGGCGTGTGGGCCGGGCTGACGGCGGAGTTCGCCACCCGCCGGATCCTGCCGGGCCCGCGGACGCCCGGTGAAGTGGCGCGCATGGTCGTCACCAGCGCCCTGATCCCGCCCGCCGCGTGCTACCACCGGCTGCGCGGGGAGATCGCGGCCCGGCGGCCCCGGCCCCCCGTCGCGGTGCTGTTCGACCGGGACGACACGCTGATCGTCGACGTCCCCTACCTCAACGACCCGGACGGCGTCCGCCCGGTGCCCGGTGCGGTCGAGCTCGTCCGCGGGTTGCGGGAGCGCGGCATCCCGGTCGGGGTGGTGAGCAACCAGTCCGGTGTCGCGAAAGGACTGATCACGCGGGAGCAGCTCGACGCGGTGAACGCCCGCGTCCAGGAACTCTTCGGCCCGTTCGGCACCTGGCAGGTCTGCGTCCACGACGACGGCGACGGCTGCGCGTGCCGCAAACCCGCCCCCGGCATGGTGTTGCGCGCCGCCGGCGAGCTCGGCGTCGACCCCGCCTCCTGCGTGGTCATCGGCGACACCGGCGCCGACGTCGACGCCGCGCTGGCGGCCGGCGCCCGCGCCGTGCTGGTGCCGACCGGCCGCACGCTCGAACCGGAGATCGCCCGGGCCCGCCGGCACGCCGCCGTCGCCCGGGACCTGTCCGAGGCGCTGCGCGTCGCCGGGGTCGCCGGATGA
- a CDS encoding aldehyde dehydrogenase family protein, translating to MTAGTIEIRNPADGSVVGTVPTAGEDEIDAALALARRTRAQWARTPAAERGALLHTAAERLRAHADELAKTNEAETGKPRDEAREGVLAGAGTLDQYAELGPVHRGRSLLGDVGATDLMVPEPHGVVVALTPWNDPVAVACGLLGAALATGNTVVHKPSERAPHTGQLLGEVLGGVFPEGVLQTLHGDGGVGAILATRDDVDVIAHVGSTATGRSIAASAAATGAKTLLENGGNDPLVIDEDVDPAWAAGQAALGAFANSGQICVAVERIYVCAAIAEPFLAALVKEAESRTVAPLVDRRHRDHVQAHVSDAVARGARLLTGGSVPDGPGAHYPATVLTGCAPDLRVMTEETFGPVAPVRVVDSFDEGLAEAAKGDYGLAATVLTASMAHAQRAWRELPAGTVKVNNVFGGAPGGAAHPRGRSGNGYGYGPELLDEMTQTKLVHIAPPA from the coding sequence ATGACCGCGGGGACGATCGAAATCCGGAACCCGGCCGACGGCAGCGTGGTGGGCACTGTGCCGACCGCGGGCGAAGACGAGATCGACGCGGCGCTCGCGCTGGCCCGCCGGACCCGGGCGCAGTGGGCCCGGACCCCGGCCGCCGAGCGCGGGGCGTTGCTGCACACCGCGGCGGAACGGCTGCGGGCCCACGCCGACGAGCTGGCGAAGACGAACGAAGCGGAGACCGGCAAGCCCCGGGACGAAGCCCGCGAAGGCGTGCTCGCCGGTGCCGGCACGTTGGACCAGTACGCCGAGCTCGGCCCGGTCCACCGCGGCCGCAGCCTGCTCGGCGACGTCGGTGCGACGGATCTGATGGTGCCCGAGCCGCACGGCGTGGTCGTGGCGCTGACCCCGTGGAACGACCCGGTCGCGGTCGCGTGCGGGCTCCTGGGTGCCGCGCTGGCCACCGGGAACACGGTGGTGCACAAGCCGAGCGAGCGCGCGCCGCACACCGGGCAGCTGCTCGGCGAGGTGCTCGGCGGCGTCTTCCCGGAGGGCGTGCTGCAGACCCTGCACGGCGACGGCGGGGTCGGCGCGATCCTCGCGACGCGTGACGACGTCGACGTCATCGCCCACGTCGGCAGCACGGCCACCGGCCGGTCGATCGCCGCGAGCGCGGCCGCGACGGGCGCGAAGACGTTGCTGGAGAACGGGGGCAACGACCCGCTGGTGATCGACGAAGACGTCGACCCGGCGTGGGCGGCGGGTCAGGCGGCGCTGGGGGCGTTCGCCAACTCGGGCCAGATCTGCGTGGCGGTCGAACGGATCTACGTGTGCGCCGCGATCGCCGAGCCGTTCCTGGCGGCGCTGGTGAAGGAGGCCGAGTCGCGGACAGTGGCCCCGCTGGTGGACCGGCGGCACCGCGACCACGTGCAGGCCCACGTTTCCGACGCGGTCGCTCGTGGCGCCCGGCTGCTGACGGGAGGCTCGGTGCCGGACGGTCCCGGAGCGCACTACCCGGCGACGGTTTTGACCGGCTGCGCGCCGGATCTGCGCGTGATGACGGAGGAGACGTTCGGCCCGGTGGCGCCGGTCCGGGTGGTGGACAGTTTCGACGAGGGCCTGGCCGAAGCGGCGAAGGGCGACTACGGACTGGCGGCGACGGTGCTGACGGCCTCGATGGCGCACGCCCAGCGCGCGTGGCGCGAGCTGCCGGCGGGGACGGTCAAGGTGAACAACGTGTTCGGCGGCGCCCCGGGCGGCGCGGCCCACCCGCGCGGCCGCAGCGGCAACGGGTACGGCTACGGGCCGGAGCTGCTCGACGAGATGACCCAGACGAAGCTCGTGCACATCGCCCCGCCCGCATGA
- a CDS encoding FUSC family protein, which yields MRRGDNSASTGSAAETEPRDRTPAGWIARALRVPGRERRILVQSAKATLAATAAWLLATLVLHLPQPFLAPYAAVFLVEATVYRSLRGWIQQVGSVASGVLLAAVAGHFIPWQAVALAAVVFLGLLAGSWRRFGEAGVWVGVTGMLVISYGTAREPVLLGDRLLETALGAAIGVAVNTLIFPPLYGERLAAAAGRLGKALADLLESLSDLIRRDEPPEDLGHLLSHEQDTRSQVLAAEEAVGLTREGRMLNLRRGRPSAGTRHERPLRTLIGLWPAMSQLIAGVRMTAGRREHPFEYPWPDAREALADLMHHLAGAVQSVATAGEPVELDECRALLGKLEHRLVTAEEDGVPARLGLGSMTLPARLLLEQLEKR from the coding sequence CTGCGGAGGGGCGACAACTCCGCGAGTACCGGATCCGCGGCGGAGACCGAACCCCGCGACCGCACTCCCGCCGGCTGGATCGCGCGCGCTCTCCGCGTCCCCGGCCGTGAACGCCGGATCCTCGTCCAGAGCGCCAAAGCCACCCTCGCCGCGACCGCCGCCTGGCTTCTCGCCACCCTCGTCCTGCACCTGCCCCAGCCGTTTCTCGCGCCCTACGCCGCCGTCTTCCTCGTCGAAGCCACCGTCTACCGGTCACTCCGCGGGTGGATCCAGCAGGTCGGCTCGGTGGCCTCCGGGGTACTCCTCGCCGCCGTTGCCGGGCACTTCATCCCGTGGCAGGCCGTCGCTCTCGCCGCCGTGGTCTTTCTCGGACTGCTGGCCGGCAGCTGGCGGCGGTTCGGGGAGGCCGGGGTCTGGGTCGGCGTCACCGGCATGCTCGTCATCTCCTACGGCACCGCCCGTGAGCCCGTGCTGCTCGGCGACCGCCTCTTGGAAACCGCGCTGGGCGCGGCCATCGGCGTCGCGGTCAACACCCTGATCTTCCCGCCCCTCTACGGCGAACGGCTGGCCGCGGCCGCCGGGCGGCTCGGGAAAGCTCTGGCGGACCTGCTGGAGTCGCTGTCCGACCTGATCCGCCGGGACGAGCCGCCGGAGGACCTCGGCCACCTGCTGTCCCACGAGCAGGACACGCGCAGCCAGGTGCTGGCGGCCGAAGAAGCCGTCGGCCTGACGCGGGAAGGGCGGATGCTGAACCTCCGGCGCGGGCGGCCGTCCGCCGGGACGCGCCACGAGCGTCCGCTTCGGACCCTCATCGGGCTCTGGCCCGCGATGTCGCAGCTGATCGCCGGCGTGCGCATGACCGCGGGCCGGCGGGAGCACCCGTTCGAGTACCCGTGGCCGGACGCGCGGGAAGCGCTGGCCGACCTGATGCACCACCTGGCGGGAGCCGTGCAGTCCGTGGCGACGGCCGGGGAGCCCGTCGAACTGGACGAATGCCGGGCTCTGCTGGGAAAGCTCGAACACCGGCTGGTGACCGCCGAGGAAGACGGCGTCCCGGCCCGGCTGGGCCTCGGCAGCATGACACTGCCCGCGCGGCTGCTCCTCGAACAGCTGGAAAAGCGGTGA
- a CDS encoding NAD(P)H-dependent oxidoreductase produces the protein MTLRVLALTCTLKPSPAKSSSDLLARQLLDLFAERGATGELVRVVDHDVRPGVEADMGDGDAWPDIRRKVAAADVLLIATPTWVGHMSSVAQRVLERLDAELSETDDEGRPAMFGKVGVAAVVGNEDGAHKIIADLFQALNDVGFTVPAQGATYWNGEAMQGGDYQDLDETPEAVASTNATLVRNAVHLATVLREQQYPAK, from the coding sequence ATGACCCTGCGCGTCCTCGCGCTGACCTGCACGCTCAAGCCGTCGCCCGCGAAGTCGAGCAGCGATCTCCTCGCGCGGCAGCTGCTCGACCTCTTCGCCGAACGCGGCGCCACCGGCGAGCTCGTGCGCGTGGTCGACCACGACGTCCGCCCGGGCGTCGAGGCCGATATGGGCGACGGCGACGCGTGGCCGGACATCCGGCGGAAGGTTGCCGCCGCCGACGTCCTGCTGATCGCCACCCCGACGTGGGTCGGCCACATGTCGAGCGTCGCGCAGCGGGTCCTGGAACGCCTCGACGCCGAGCTGTCGGAAACGGACGACGAGGGCCGCCCGGCGATGTTCGGCAAGGTCGGGGTGGCCGCGGTGGTCGGCAACGAGGACGGGGCCCACAAGATCATCGCGGACCTGTTCCAGGCGCTGAACGACGTCGGCTTCACCGTCCCGGCCCAGGGCGCGACCTACTGGAACGGCGAAGCCATGCAGGGCGGCGACTACCAGGACCTCGACGAGACGCCGGAAGCCGTGGCCTCGACGAACGCGACCCTGGTGCGCAACGCCGTCCACCTGGCCACGGTGCTGCGGGAGCAGCAGTACCCGGCCAAGTGA
- a CDS encoding UDP-glucose/GDP-mannose dehydrogenase family protein, translated as MAEHIGIVGAGYVGLTSAACFARLGHRVTCVDADASKVDELDRGVVSIAEPGLAELVGQGLADRTLSFTTAQAELYGADLVLLCLPTPPAEDGRPDLGVLEQVVPQLGRLLRPGCVVVAKSTVPVGTAARLPHLLGRDDLPVVANPEFLREGHAVEDFLHPDRVVVGTDPADSPPARRVARLYEPTGAPVVATDSASAELAKYASNAFLAVKLSYVNVLAELCERFGADVREVSRTMGLDARIGPEFLAPGPGWGGSCLPKDTSALLHAAESAGVDFGILRDAVRVNARQRARVVRAVRQAVTGSPAGSLAGARIGLLGLAFKAGTGDLRDSPALAVADDLARAGAELTAHDPAVGCVPGTGAVQVVDDPYLVAKDAAALVVLTEWPEFRDLDWARLAASADRAVVVDTRNLLDPDVLAEAGFAHVGVGTHPRRKS; from the coding sequence ATGGCTGAGCACATCGGGATCGTCGGTGCCGGCTACGTCGGGCTGACGAGTGCCGCCTGCTTCGCGCGGCTCGGGCACCGGGTGACCTGCGTGGACGCCGACGCGTCCAAAGTGGACGAACTGGACCGCGGCGTGGTTTCCATCGCCGAACCCGGCCTCGCCGAGCTGGTCGGCCAGGGCCTCGCCGACCGGACCCTGAGCTTCACCACCGCCCAGGCGGAGCTCTACGGCGCGGACCTCGTCTTGCTGTGCCTGCCCACGCCGCCCGCCGAAGACGGCCGCCCCGACCTCGGCGTCCTCGAACAGGTCGTGCCGCAGCTCGGGCGGCTGCTGCGGCCGGGTTGCGTGGTGGTCGCCAAGTCGACGGTGCCGGTCGGCACCGCGGCGCGGCTGCCGCACCTGCTCGGCCGCGACGACCTGCCGGTCGTGGCCAACCCGGAGTTCCTCCGGGAAGGGCACGCCGTCGAAGACTTCCTGCACCCGGACCGGGTGGTGGTCGGCACCGACCCGGCGGATTCGCCACCGGCGCGGCGGGTCGCGCGGCTGTACGAACCGACCGGTGCCCCGGTGGTGGCGACCGACTCGGCCAGCGCCGAACTCGCGAAGTACGCGAGCAACGCGTTCCTCGCCGTGAAACTGTCCTACGTGAACGTCCTGGCCGAACTGTGCGAGCGGTTCGGCGCGGACGTCCGCGAGGTCTCGCGCACCATGGGCCTCGACGCGCGGATCGGCCCGGAGTTCCTCGCCCCCGGCCCCGGCTGGGGTGGTTCGTGCCTGCCGAAGGACACCTCCGCCCTGCTGCACGCGGCCGAGTCGGCGGGCGTCGACTTCGGCATCCTGCGCGACGCGGTCCGCGTCAACGCCCGCCAGCGCGCCCGGGTGGTGCGGGCCGTGCGGCAGGCCGTGACCGGTTCACCCGCCGGCTCCCTCGCCGGAGCCCGCATCGGCCTGCTGGGCCTGGCCTTCAAGGCGGGCACCGGCGACCTGCGCGACTCCCCCGCCCTGGCCGTGGCCGACGACCTGGCCCGCGCGGGTGCCGAGCTGACCGCGCACGACCCGGCCGTCGGGTGCGTGCCCGGCACGGGTGCGGTCCAGGTCGTCGACGACCCGTACCTGGTGGCCAAGGACGCCGCGGCGCTCGTCGTGCTCACCGAGTGGCCCGAGTTCCGGGACCTCGACTGGGCCCGGCTGGCCGCGTCCGCCGACCGCGCGGTCGTCGTCGACACCCGCAACCTGCTCGATCCCGACGTCCTCGCCGAGGCCGGGTTCGCCCACGTCGGCGTCGGCACCCATCCCAGGAGGAAGTCATGA